The nucleotide sequence TCTGCTGACTGGTTACTGGAAGGCCGTCATTTATGAGTTTATGGGAGTTTAGCAGAAATCTTTGGCTTGTTTTGTAAAGAGGGACATTTAACTTGACATTGTGAACAAAAGGGAAGAGAGCATTTGGGGGGAAAAGCACTCAACTTAAAGACTTCCAGGACACTGTGAGCAAAATCAAGTGAATCTATTTTCCCCTAAAttagttttaaaaaatgataacGAGAGAAAGGAGCCTGGGAAAATGCAGTTCAAGTGAGATTTTCGGTGTTATTGGTGAGTGGCAGAGAGAATCTGGAGTAAATCTGGTGCTTGAATCCTTCCCTTGAAAGTCCATGAAACACCAATGCAGTTGTGAAACCCAACAAGAAGTTTGGGTCTGGGCTGATTCAGAATTCCCTAAAAACCCATTTGTGAGGAGTTGAGACAATATGACTCCACATAATCTTTCCAAAGTCTCTCTCAGGCTGTTGTTTGTCGACTTGGGAACCGCGTAATATCTGCCTTAGGAAACAGGCAATTGATTTTCCACAACATCCTGCTGACCCCGCTTGGTTTTAACTGTGGAATCCACATTTAAGCAGCCATCTGTCACGATCTCATGTTCTCAGCCAGGAGAGAAGAACAACGCGGTGcggaaataaacacacacgaATGAATGTTTGTTGGCGTTTTAATGGTGCATTGTAGTATTATGGTTGGTAGCATGAATGAAGGCTGTGCGTGGTGTAATCAGAcctgagggagacagacagagagggggaaaaaaagactttatggGCCATTACGCCGGCAGATGAAAGAACCTTCTCTCTGGGTGTCCTTCAGAGTTGAAGGAGAGTGTTACCACAGCTGTGCTGTTCTTGTTTAAATTCAATACACAACGTCAAGAGGAAAACACGGCTCGgatcacctctgaccccacagactctggcaccgatcaacaacagcagcttccTCGCTCACACAGTCATGCTGTTTACACTAAGAATCAATAAGCTTCATGGATTTCCAGGGGATATTTGCTCTCAACAGGTCATGGTGGGACCAGTGAGCGAACCCAAGGCTGGGATCCACTTCCTCATTTGTATTTGTAGGGAAATGTGTTTTGTTGCCCCAGTAACAGGATCCAGCGCTGTGGATTTTAAACCCGTGGCTCGCGTCACCAGCAGGGAAACGGGTTCCCCGTGTGGTCCGCACAGCACTGAAGCAGCTGATGATTCAGCGCAGGATCTCTGTAATTATCTCTCAGCTCATCTGCCAGTCAGAGCAGAGAGGTTAGGATAAAAAAAGCCCATCATATCCAGAGATGTGATGCATTCTTACTCACCTTTGTAGACAGTTAATCTCTTAATTTGGCTTTTGTCCTTTATCCTAAGACCAGACATGTTTTGGTATTAGCATGTGCTCCTCCTGTCAGGCTAACTGAGGGCTTTATCAAGTTAATCTGTGCACGAGAATGACACGGACACCTTCAGATAAACCAGACCGGATTGATTAAAATCGCTGTAAATTGTTGACAAATCGGGCAAAAAGGAAACGAAAACTGTGTTTTAACTGGAGTTTTTAAGAACAAGGAAGGTGAAGTCCACCGATGACTGATTGTGTTCTCTCCATTATACACAGTTGCCAGCTGGAGAGCAGAAGGAAATGTGAGTCTATTTTGAGCATGAGACATCAAGTTTTTGTGGTTTCCGAGCAGACTGGAAGAGGGGGCATTGTGTGTTTCCcctggctgtctgtctggagCAACTTTTACAGTAAGGCTGACTgcactgtaagtgtgtgtctgtatacAATTAGCATCATAATGGAGGGAGAAGGGCCTCTCCTCCACGCCTCCCCCCTGCGTGACAACACCTCTTAGCCAGCCAGtctgtgatcttttttttttttcattcattacTCAGGCCGGCTGTTTTTCCGCCAGGTGTGTGTCGATACAGACGAGGTCAGTGTGTTCTTGACTGTTCCATTCATCTGCCTGATTCATTCATTCGCCTCCATGGTGGTTATACGcatgtacagtatattgttCAATTTGTTACGGCACACTGACGTcatgctgtctgtgtttgcaacCCGTCCTGGCTCCAGCCAGTCACAAGAATTTTACAAGAGGAAATGGCAGAATGTGGACGCGACAGCCTGTCGTCACATATGGAATTCTGCTTTGGGCTATAGGAAATTAAGGAATAGTAAATGGGTTACATCAAACACCATAGGCTAGTCTAAATAACTTCAGAGTAGAATTATAAGTTGTGGATTGAAAGTTATCCCTGTGTCCTCCAACTGGCCAAATAAGGTAAATGTGGAGACATGAGGGTTTTATCAGTATGGCCAGTCTTGATGTCATTTGAGGGTAATGCTGGTGTGTTTAAATAAGTCCAAATATTTATGCAGTCGtaaatttgttcatttataaCGTTAAAATCGACCTTTTCGGTCGCTTTTAAACAACCTTCCCTTTGTTTTGAGTCAAGTGATACAGGAACAGGGCGACAATTCACCCCATTCATTGATTTTctcctctgacagacagacagaggtaAAACACAGCCACGCATCACTACGGTGAAGTTAGCACTGCGTCTTGTGATTGCATGATTCACTGCTGCTGGTGATTGCTGACAGTTTATGTCATGGTTTTTCCACAGTTCTGCTGCCTACAGTTTTCCGTTTTGCCGCTCGGCTGGAACATCTCCACTCTGCAAAACCGCATTTTCCCCTCTTGTTTGTTTAAGTTACGTTTTTCCCACCAACTTTAATGCCTCTAAAGCAGACGCTGTGTGATTTGGCTGAAATGATCCCAAACAAAGAAATGCTAAATGCTCCTCATCCTTGAAAGCCGGATCTTCCACCATTGTATGACTTTTAGGGGAATGCTTGGAAAAACCTTTGCCAAAAATGTGCTGAGTGGGGTGTAAAAGAGTTGTCATGGGCAGAGCCAGGCGGGAGGGCTGGGCAcaaggagccagaggaggagaggggggttAACATTTAGGGAGAATGCCACAGAAAGGGGTGGGTTAAAGGAGAGATTTAGTGTTGGGATAGGTCCATGGGGGTTGGGGACAGATGCGAGGGGAAGGAGGAAAGCCGCGGCTGTGGGTCTGACTTCAAACTGCATGCTGTGTTCAGAGGGAGTAGGAATGTGGCTCAGGGAGGGAATGAAGATGCTGTGACTTGTTGAGAGACGCTCTCTTATTCTTGACGGATATATGAACCGCTCCTGCCATATGATGAAAATATCGGGTGAGTACACAATGATTTATCACCCGAAacaaacaggcagacacagCTCGGGGGCAAAGGGGATCATAAAACCCTCACAACATTTCGCCCATGTTGTTGACTGCATTATGATCCGGTGGAATGCGAATGAGCCTTTAAAGCTGTCATAACTCTGGCAGCGCTCGTCTGCGTCCCACCAACGTTCCGTCCCATGTGGGCCACTTCTCTAACCCGCGGCACTTTTTAACATCTCGTATCTCAGTAATCAATTACATAACTGGGATTCTTGGTAGGGGCTGTTGCATAATGAAGGAAAGGAATATCATTTTGTCACAGTTGCTTAAGTCCAGCACAGCTTCTGAcattcggggggggggcattgtgCGGCAGACAAACCAGGTTTCCTGTCTTTGTGAACTGTAATTCCATACTGTTCTAAAGCCGCAGGTCGTGGAGAGCAAACGCAGACTCTCGTTCACTGGCACGATGCCCGCCCAGCTTTTTATTCACAAGAGATTTCCTTAGAGAGGGAACGTGGGGACAAAATGTTTCGGCGTCATGTTACAGAATGCCAAACAGCAAGGAATTCCCAGCTCATGTTACTGGCTCCCAGCAGAGTGACTATGGGGACACAAAGCTGACCCGGTGGCTCTCTCACTACCCGCTGCGGTTGGATAATACGGAGCTGATGTCGTGCATCTGGGAGGCAAGACTCGCTGAGCAGAGGGCAGTTCGCTGGTGATACAGGTGGGAACAGAGTGCAGAGGCTCCAGGCGACCTACACATGTTGACTCAACTGGTGGTGCATAATCAGTGGGagacctttttgtttttggtcGTCCAAGGACAGAGTGAACTGCTAATATTTATTCAGTTGCTGGTCAGGCTGAAGAGCATAGTCagttttcattgatttttctttgGGGCAGCACAGGTGAGTCCTAGTCTTTGGAAACGGGGTCACATCCTGGGTCTTCTGTGCACAAATCGCAGTTACTGTAGCAGCGTATTGTGCAAAAGAACGGCTCGCGTTTCACCTCTAGTGTGACAGACGCAGAGACAGaggagctgaggccacagatgTGTGACGGCAGGGCGCTTTTATCTGCCGGTGCAGACTAGGTACGACACGGTTGCAGACGGGCATTGAGTAAAACTGAaagccaggtgtgtgtgagattagACAGAAGGAAAAATGGTATCTTAGTGTTTAATGAGGCATCAGGACTGGTAAGAATATTCATGAGACTGTGTTTGTCACAGGGTGAATTCTAATTCTGCTTGATGTGTTGATGTAATAAGGTAGTTAAAGCTAAAATGAGTAACTGAGCTTTTATAACAAATATTGCTTTTACTGTTCAAtgcaattttattttaaatgaaattccTCTATatggagctgcagcttattGTCTTATTTGGTACATTCTTCTGTTGTCAGTCTCATGCTTTATTAGTTGAATATGGCCTGTCTGTATGTTTAATGCAGTAGCAGAGTTTGAAATGAATCTCATGTCTGTTGAAGTTTACTAAATCAAGACTCCTTTGGGTGTTTATCAAACACAGCTATATATGTTGTCTGCTAATGTAAAGCTGAGGGTCTGCTGTGACACTCGCATGTAAACGACACCCAACTCTATTAACATTGTTAGAAAGGTGCCAAAAGTCTGCTTCCTCCACTGTTATCAGCGCCTCTGGAGCCTGCAGACCGCCGGGCTCATTTGGTTTCTCAGAAAGTTGATGCGATTCCTCAGAGTCTGCAGTCGCCCCAGGCAGAAAAACCCAGGGAATGTTGTATCTGTACTCAGGCTCTgttgcttgtttttctgtttcgcATTTTTGTCCCGCTTTGTAACACACACTTTCTTTTGTTTCAGAAATCGAAGCGAAAGAGGCATGTGACTGGCTGCGGGCAGCAGGATTTCCCCAGTACGCTCAACTCTTTGAAGGTAATAATTTATTACAGAGGCAACACATCTTGcttgatttaaaacaaacaaataataaataataaggACAGTCAAAGCAAAAAATGACAGTTTTATTGTTAAACTCCCCAATGCAGCGAGGCAGCACACAGTGACTCTAGTTCACAACAGTGGGCACAAAAACTTGGATTTACCAAGTGAGCAACTTGTCCTCAGGCAGCCTCTTGGAGCCCCAAAACAAGCAGGACATCAGCTGCTTTCAAGGTCTAATCTGTTCCAAGCCGTTACTACATAAACATGTCTTCTGTGCTGAAGTCATGGGAAGAAATGGGGTTTTATCTGGGCTTAATGTTGCTCTACTCCCACAGTTCTTTGCACGGAGGCCAGGCTTTTGAAATGCTTTGGTGtcctgtgtttgtttgctgtcGCTTCTCTTGCACAGCTCAGGCTGTTCGTCCACCGATggcagctggagaaaaacacCCTGATGGAGGACGTcatgtgttaaaaatgaaatttatcGGAATCGTGTTTCAAAGCCCACAGCGCATCTAAATAGGCTGTAGGCGGAACAGACAGAGCCTTGTGGAGATCTGAGCCTTGGCTGCCGCTTCTGCTTTTCATAAAAAAGTTAACGGCTCCTCATGAATGCAGTGGAATGTTCATTTCAAATGGTCTGGACTGAGTCTCCACTTATGTAAGTGCCATACCCAAAGCAAGACGTAATGCTTGCAAAAGCCCCAGTGCTGTTATTTGGGCAAATTCTGTCTCATCTCGTTAGCATCACTTATAAGACACGTTGGACCCCCCCAAGTCCTCCTGTACTGACGAGGGAGGAATGCAGTTTTCAgatgtttctttccattcaTTATCTTCAGATAGATCTACTAAAATGTCACCCTTTTATGATTTCCTCCACCCAGACTCCCAGTTCCCTATTGACATTACGCCAGTGAAAAAAGATCACGACTTTCTGGACAAAGATCTCGTGGAACCTCTTTGCAGGTAAACACGTTTCTTTCTGTGTAAACCTGAATCAGCTCCATCAATCAATGTCATGAGTAACTTCCGTTGCGCGTGCCTTGATCTCGGGGTTAGGATTCAACAAGCCGCAGCGTCCAAAAGAACCCGGACTTTCACCTATTAATGTAGTAAATCACATGCTCTATCTAGATGTAAAAATTCTTGTGATTTAATTATTAAAAGGAATTCTGTGGTCCTTCCTATTCCAGTTGCCTTTGTCGTAATAAATCCTGTTTTGATAAAGGACTTTGAAAACTTAAAAAGATTATATATTCAGCTGCAGTAGAACACTGGATCTACAGTTTATCTCTGTTTTTGCAGTTGCTCTGAAATTAATAATGAAGTATAAATTGATAAAACAGCAACTGATGGCTCTTTATCAGCCCCTATTAGTAATTTTGTTTTGTACAAgccaaaatgaaaacagaacttCAGTCGCCatggtcaccatggcaaccggcctgagagaaaagcaggaggagagctCAATACGACGTGACTCCAAACAACCCCTAACGCAACTCATCGAAATTCCAAACTAGCCACGGGATAAATGGAAGACAATTGGAAACAGTTCCACCTCCAATTGATTTGGCCCGTGACTTCCTACCATTTCTATGGTAACACGAGAATGGCCGTGCGGGCAGTTACACATTCTAACATGGAAAACTGAAGACGCTGTGGGGGTCTCGGGGAGAACTGATATTTATCAGTCTCCATTTTTAGGAGCCGCATTTAAAACCCTTAACACCgctgaaaaaaaacccaaggcCCTGAGTTTAGGTCTGCTTTCTTCAGCTGCGTCCTGTTATCGAAGGTAAAGCCATGAGAACTTTTTGTAGGACCAGCTTCTCTCATTAACGTCATTTGCTCGCATCTATAAGCTCCATCTGAGCCTTTTAAAGCACAGTTTAGCTTGTAGCATTTGCCACAAATGACTCATTGTGTAAGGCCAACACACAGCAGACAGAGGGACATTATGTTATGCCAGAATGAACCCCAGTGGCTTAATAATTAAATACATACATCAATGGATAAAGGTTGTCATCCTGCTGTTCGGCATAATAATACATGCATTTATGTGCAGATCTCTcctacacggacacacacgccCCTCATATTAAGCCCTTTGCCTCTGTTCGAGTGACACAACAATTAGATCCAATGTTGTGAGAAAGAGAACAGCGCTGAAATTACCGGTGTTCATTAAGTTTAAGTAATCACGGTGCAAACTAATTGCCCTCTGGTTCTGGTCATGCTGACAGACCAACGGAGCGAGAGGTAAATAGCTAATGTAATTAAGTTTATTCATGGAGAACTACATAAGGAACCGTTGTTGTATTTACACATTCAGATCAGGTTTCGTCCTAaatcttctttctttttgggtGTGTTTCAGACGACTCAACACCTTAAATAAGTGTGCCTCTATGAAACTTGACGTGAACCTTCCCAAGAAGAAAGTAAGTGTTGGATTTCCGTGTCTTACGTATAATCCAATCGTGTTATCTTGCAAATCCATCCCTGCCTCAAGCTGCACCTGAAACGGGGAGAGAGATTCTATAACATTTGTTTAATTTTGTCAACGCTATATTCAGCTAACCTTCCAACTTTGGAATGTAGTCTGTCAGGCAAATTTGGGCTTCATGGGTTTCGCCGTGGCCTATTTATGGAAAAGTCTACAAGTCAATGGAATCATGTGTCTGGTGTTATATCACAACTGGCTGTATAATGTTATTAATTCAGAACAGATCCCATCCTCCAGCTATTTCCTGTATTTCCTGTTTAACTGCTCTTGGAGCCATAGATTATATGTTGGATGACATGTGTAACTCTGTAAGCCATCTTTTAATGATTTGGGATGTGCCTAaagagaaaaatatatatacagtatatgtatatttgactgttaaaaaaaaacttttaatttGTTTGGCGTATTGGGTACAGCGGGTTTTTATTAGTACCAGTTATTTAATTCAGTCTTTATAATCGCTTTGAACCATGCTTTAGATATTTTTGAGAAATTTAATTACTGTATAATAATATGCGCAGATCATCTGTAGATATCGAATCATTTAGTTTAAATCGTATAGTTTGACCAAATTGTCATCAAATCTGTCCTTGCAGAGTGAagactctgatgaagaagaccTTTTTGCCATCAGTGACAAATGGACCTTTGAGTGGAGTAGCCGTCGTTGGTCCAGATTACAGGACATCGACTGTCTGCTGGAAAACCATGAGGACGGTCAGCCCTGCAGGGATGGCGTGCCTCTGAGAAATACCACCAGCAGTGAAAGTGTTTTGACGGACCTCAGTGAGCCGGAGGTCTCCTCCCTGCACAGCgagagcagcggcggcagcggccAGAGGGGCCTCAGTGCCGAGGACTCTGAATCTACAGCCATGCCAGAACCGACATCTCTCACAATGCCTCACAACCCCAACACGCACTACGGTCCCCTGTCCAATAGGCACAACAAGACAACCCGCATCCGTACCAAAGACTTCCTGAAGCGCATAGAGACGCTGCGCATGCGGGGAACGACAGGGAGGGGCGGTAAGGCGTTGGTCATCAGCACTCCCGTCCTACAGGAGCAGGCCCCGTGTCTGAAGACGCTGCAGTGTGTTGACATCATCAACGGGGACGGCGGGGCTCCAGACAACGTCAAAACAACACCGTCCCATTCCAGCAGTGAGGGCAGCAGCAATTCTAGCGGGAGCGCTGTCAGCACACCCAGCCTTAAAGAACGCAAGCCTCACCATGCCGATTACAAGCGCAGCGGCATGTATCTGGAGGACGTAGACATTTTCTCAGGTACCCAAGCACACAAAGTCACGGAGCAAAACCGTAGGAATGAATTCTGCTCGTATGAAGACCTGGTGGTCCACATTCCCAAAGACCACAAACCAGGAACTTTCCCCAAAGCATTATCTATAGAAAGCTTGTCCCCAACCAATGGAGCCTCCATTAACTGGCACACAGGCAGCATGCACCTTGACTCCCCAATGATTGCATGCACAAAGGAATCCAGGCCTGTCACTCAGTGCTGCACCAGGGGCAGCCGCATCAGCGTATACGACAATGTCCCCGGCTCACATCTGTACGCCAGCACAGGAGACCTCATGGATCTAGAGAAAGAGGACCTGTTCCCCCACCTGGATGATATCCTGCTGCACGTCAATGGCCTACAGCAGATTGTGGACCACTGGAGCAAGAACGTGCTGCATGTGGGTGAAGGGCTGGCACAGGTGGGTAGCGAGAAGGACAACTCAGTGGGCAATCAGTCCTCCAGCCAGATCACGTTAGACTTGGTAGCCGAAGGACACACCCCATCAAGTTATGCAGACAAAGACCAAGTCTCACTCGCTGAGACAGAATCCACAAGGCTCGGAGAAAGGAGGGACTCTGGAGTTGGTGCTTCTCTCACAAGACCCAATCGGTAGAGACCAAACAAGAATGTGAAAATATTGTAACTATGAGATGATTTTTATTTAACGTAACGTTTATCTCATTTTCTCCCTTTATGACGTTAGGTTACGGTGGCCCAGCTTTCAGATATCTCATCGCCTGAGTCACTCAGCGGCCTCCCTGCAGATTACCAACCAGACGGCGGGCCAGCTGAGCTTGTTACAGAAGTTTTCTCTGCTGCGCCTGACTGCAATCATGGAGAAGTATTCCCTGTCCAACAAGCACGGCTGGACTTGGTATGCATTATTGTTCATTTATAATTTTAGTTTTTTCCCAACTTAATATATGCAACAACCATGAGGATTTGTCTTCCAGGTCTGTGCCAAAGTTCATGAAGAGAATGAAGGTGCCGGATTATAAGGATAAGAATGTGTTTGGAGTGCCTCTCATAGTGCACGTGCAGCGGTCTGGGCATCCTTTACCTCTTGGTTTGCAAAAGGCTCTGCGGTACCTGAGAAGTCAGTGTCTGGACCAGGTCAGTCATGGCACACATACACTCAGTTTGATTCCATTCATATTTTTGCAAGTGATTTAACTCCATTACACAGTTGGGTTGATTTAAAGCTTCTGTTTTCCCTTCAGGTGGGTCTCTTTCGTAAGTCAGGTGTGAAGTCTCGAATTCAAGCTCTACGGCAGATGAATGAGAGTTCTCCAGACAATGTGAACTATGACGATCAGTCTGCTTACGATGTCGCCGACATGGTCAAACAGTTCTTCAGGGATTTACCCGAGCCTCTGCTAACCAGCAAGCTGGGGGAGACTTTTCTTCATATCTACCAATGTAAGGACGCTGACATAATTTCTTTTGGTCTTGTTTAACCAAAATCCAATCCAAATCTGTCCTTTCACTTTTTTTAAGATGTACCGAAGGACCAAAGGCTGCAAGCTGTGCAGGCAGCTATCATGCTGATGTCGGACGAAAATCGGGAGGCCCTGCAGACATTGCTCTGCTTCCTTAGTGACGTCACATCCTCCGTGGAGGAGAATCAAATGACACCAATGAACATCGCCGTTTGCCTTGCCCCCTCTCTTTTTCACCTCAACATCCTCAAGAAAGACAATCTCTCCCCAAAGTAATTCCATTTCAGTGGCTTTAATGTTTCAGTTACCTGCATTTCAATGATAATGAACATCCACAGAGGCACTGTATTAACTCAGGCACAATTATCTTCACCTATGACTCCATTAAGGCAGACATAAAATGGATTATCGTGTGTTTTCCCCCCTTGGGGTGCAGTATATTACTCTCTTTTGAGctagtttattttttattgctcGGTTTTTTCCAGACGCCATGCTGTGTACCAACTCATCTATCTAATCAAGCATGTTAAAGTGATGCTAAAGAGATCAGTGGGGCACCCTGCAGGGTGAAGGAAGGATTTATTTGCTGTGTTGACCATTTGACTGTTGTGGTTCTAACAAGTTTTCATATCCTACCATCCTCAGGGCCATGCGGAAGAAGTATGCCACAGGGAGACCAGACCAGAAGGACTTGAATGAAAACTTAGCAGCAACACAGGGTCTCGCTCACATGATCACAGAGTGCAACCGTCTCTTTGAGGTAGAACTTTGTGACGTTGAAACGATCCACCTTCCAACTTCTGTCAGCCGTCACTCTCCCCTGATGCTTTTATACCTCCATTAGATTCCTCATGAGATGATTACTCAGTCACGCAATTCCTATGTGGAGGCCGATTTGCACGCGCCCACAATTGGCGAGCTGTGCAAGCAActggaagatgatgatggaACGTACCAGACACACATGGAAGGGAGACTTCAGAATCTCCTCAAAGAGGCCCGGGAAAAGTCCAAATACTGGatatcctgcagcagctctgataaCACGGAGCTTTACTGTAAGAAGGTCGGTGATATATAGAAATGACCCCAAAGTGCCAGTTTTCAGATGATGAAATTCTAATCAAAACTATTTACAATTTGATGAACAAAAACTGACACACAACACGGTTGTGTGGGTTTCTTTTCCAGGTCGGGGATGGGAATCCTTTGAGACGTTGGCGGGTGTCAGTAGAGGTGGAAGCGCCACCGTCTGTCGTGCTCAACCGCGTGCTGCGAGAGCGCCACCTGTGGGATGTGGATCTGCTGCAGTGGAAAGTGTGCGAGACGCTCGACAAGCAGTCAGAAGTGTTTCAGTATGCACTCAGTTGCATGCCTCCTCACCCCAGCAGGGACTTTTTAGTTCTCAGGTTAGTTGAAATTTCATCCAGGATCAAAATCACTTTTTCTGGAAGGTCATGAATCaaacatttttctgttattttaagATCGTGGAGGACAGACTTGCCCAAGGGTGCCTGCTCCCTGGTATCTGTGTCTATAGAGACTGAGGATTGTCCTCCTCTTGGAGGTGTACGAGCTATAGTGCTGGAGTCCAACTACCTACTGGAGCCCTGCGGTTCAGGGAAGTCCAGACTGACCCACATCAGCAGAGTGGACATGAAGTAAGCCTCGTTAGCATCCTAAACACATGTGGTTTCATATCAAAGCTTTTGGAATGGTTGTGGTGCCTTAATGTGGAGCAAATATGCGTTTTTGATTTTAGGGGAAGGACGCCAGATTGGTACAACAAGGCCTTCGGTCACCTGTGTGCCGCAGAAGCTGCTCGGATTCGCAACTCTTTTCAGCCGCTGATCACAGATGGACCAGAGACTAAAATCTGACTTTATTTAACCATCTGCGGCCGCCAAGCCTGGATATCAAGATGTAGATAGAGACTCACAGATCATTCTAAGAACCAGGCACAATACAGACACAGCACCACAGAGTTGAAGCACCAGAGCACAACTATCGGTTCTTAGACTCGTTTTGAGCTTCTTTGTACTTGCACAATGAAAAATAAGCAGCCGTCTAACAGGTGATGAGCGTAACTTGATAAGATTATCATCCTGCCAATTTTCTATTAGTATTTTATTTACCCTTTTATGGCTAAACGTAAATAACTTAATAACGATGCTAACCGGTGACTTTAATAATGTATTACtgatgtttaatatttaatgtctAGGACATTTAAGCTCTTGAACGCTTCTGGGAAGCATATATTTGTTATTCATTTCAGATAATTATTATCATTTAGACCCACATTTCTGTATATATGTGAGCGAGTGTGAATATTTTGTACATGCAAACAAgatatatatattgtatatatattgGAAAAGATATATCGTACATATGTTAATATTCTGTATATTGATTATTTCTCTATCACCTT is from Takifugu rubripes chromosome 11, fTakRub1.2, whole genome shotgun sequence and encodes:
- the stard13b gene encoding stAR-related lipid transfer protein 13 isoform X1 encodes the protein MEIPSVVDSVGHSASGSQTLGAQELNPESSTLSEKEDYCDHDLPPQEQKSLFGNDKEIQIQNKCLDFVCQGHTESSREPESAFLTSNEAPMEARPPPPPSSEVHDADMVSYNDVALPVSAPEGRSDHADQNITGQILSCEPKGYVRSLESSLTLVAHPNGLDAAQNFPPVPRIVNHKQSSITFLAHTKSSDAEDQSLGNTGSENGEKECVLLHDAVENDDYEDDVFNELPARGEFFLNHGSIRSEMRGVRSVEANRNCGWEAEEEVSSPWSESMSRLMMKLDQLNLDIEEALSENSSPCGTPGTVRKKQSDAVSKSTSDQSPQDHRRPRGDRGECPSQEESSAPLRTSEGTSTTVKRTAVNKMTSAARAEIEAKEACDWLRAAGFPQYAQLFEDSQFPIDITPVKKDHDFLDKDLVEPLCRRLNTLNKCASMKLDVNLPKKKSEDSDEEDLFAISDKWTFEWSSRRWSRLQDIDCLLENHEDGQPCRDGVPLRNTTSSESVLTDLSEPEVSSLHSESSGGSGQRGLSAEDSESTAMPEPTSLTMPHNPNTHYGPLSNRHNKTTRIRTKDFLKRIETLRMRGTTGRGGKALVISTPVLQEQAPCLKTLQCVDIINGDGGAPDNVKTTPSHSSSEGSSNSSGSAVSTPSLKERKPHHADYKRSGMYLEDVDIFSGTQAHKVTEQNRRNEFCSYEDLVVHIPKDHKPGTFPKALSIESLSPTNGASINWHTGSMHLDSPMIACTKESRPVTQCCTRGSRISVYDNVPGSHLYASTGDLMDLEKEDLFPHLDDILLHVNGLQQIVDHWSKNVLHVGEGLAQVGSEKDNSVGNQSSSQITLDLVAEGHTPSSYADKDQVSLAETESTRLGERRDSGVGASLTRPNRLRWPSFQISHRLSHSAASLQITNQTAGQLSLLQKFSLLRLTAIMEKYSLSNKHGWTWSVPKFMKRMKVPDYKDKNVFGVPLIVHVQRSGHPLPLGLQKALRYLRSQCLDQVGLFRKSGVKSRIQALRQMNESSPDNVNYDDQSAYDVADMVKQFFRDLPEPLLTSKLGETFLHIYQYVPKDQRLQAVQAAIMLMSDENREALQTLLCFLSDVTSSVEENQMTPMNIAVCLAPSLFHLNILKKDNLSPKAMRKKYATGRPDQKDLNENLAATQGLAHMITECNRLFEIPHEMITQSRNSYVEADLHAPTIGELCKQLEDDDGTYQTHMEGRLQNLLKEAREKSKYWISCSSSDNTELYCKKVGDGNPLRRWRVSVEVEAPPSVVLNRVLRERHLWDVDLLQWKVCETLDKQSEVFQYALSCMPPHPSRDFLVLRSWRTDLPKGACSLVSVSIETEDCPPLGGVRAIVLESNYLLEPCGSGKSRLTHISRVDMKGRTPDWYNKAFGHLCAAEAARIRNSFQPLITDGPETKI
- the stard13b gene encoding stAR-related lipid transfer protein 13 isoform X2, translating into MSSRRNSVRLKLRRSFSEQLRSSTSKAWDLLWRNVRERRLAEIEAKEACDWLRAAGFPQYAQLFEDSQFPIDITPVKKDHDFLDKDLVEPLCRRLNTLNKCASMKLDVNLPKKKSEDSDEEDLFAISDKWTFEWSSRRWSRLQDIDCLLENHEDGQPCRDGVPLRNTTSSESVLTDLSEPEVSSLHSESSGGSGQRGLSAEDSESTAMPEPTSLTMPHNPNTHYGPLSNRHNKTTRIRTKDFLKRIETLRMRGTTGRGGKALVISTPVLQEQAPCLKTLQCVDIINGDGGAPDNVKTTPSHSSSEGSSNSSGSAVSTPSLKERKPHHADYKRSGMYLEDVDIFSGTQAHKVTEQNRRNEFCSYEDLVVHIPKDHKPGTFPKALSIESLSPTNGASINWHTGSMHLDSPMIACTKESRPVTQCCTRGSRISVYDNVPGSHLYASTGDLMDLEKEDLFPHLDDILLHVNGLQQIVDHWSKNVLHVGEGLAQVGSEKDNSVGNQSSSQITLDLVAEGHTPSSYADKDQVSLAETESTRLGERRDSGVGASLTRPNRLRWPSFQISHRLSHSAASLQITNQTAGQLSLLQKFSLLRLTAIMEKYSLSNKHGWTWSVPKFMKRMKVPDYKDKNVFGVPLIVHVQRSGHPLPLGLQKALRYLRSQCLDQVGLFRKSGVKSRIQALRQMNESSPDNVNYDDQSAYDVADMVKQFFRDLPEPLLTSKLGETFLHIYQYVPKDQRLQAVQAAIMLMSDENREALQTLLCFLSDVTSSVEENQMTPMNIAVCLAPSLFHLNILKKDNLSPKAMRKKYATGRPDQKDLNENLAATQGLAHMITECNRLFEIPHEMITQSRNSYVEADLHAPTIGELCKQLEDDDGTYQTHMEGRLQNLLKEAREKSKYWISCSSSDNTELYCKKVGDGNPLRRWRVSVEVEAPPSVVLNRVLRERHLWDVDLLQWKVCETLDKQSEVFQYALSCMPPHPSRDFLVLRSWRTDLPKGACSLVSVSIETEDCPPLGGVRAIVLESNYLLEPCGSGKSRLTHISRVDMKGRTPDWYNKAFGHLCAAEAARIRNSFQPLITDGPETKI